A stretch of the Clavibacter sp. B3I6 genome encodes the following:
- the gcvP gene encoding aminomethyl-transferring glycine dehydrogenase, whose product MTAVDAGTRPAAPAPVSAPDIADESSAFAPGAFGARHIGIDSEARATMLGVLGHDSIPSLLAAAVPETIQVDRFRTAGDSVLPEAATERDALAELRRIASRNRLRTSMIGLGYHDTITPAVITRNVLENPSWYTAYTPYQPEISQGRLEALINFQTMVAELSGLATANASMLDEATAVVEGMLLARRASKAKTPVFLIDEDALPQTRALLDSRAAALGIELVAHDLATVDPAELPDAFGAFVQYPGASGRIWDPSAVIARVHASGGLAVVAADLLALTVITSPGELGADIAVGTSQRFGVPMGFGGPHAGYLAVRAGLERQMPGRLVGVSQDAAGHPAYRLSLQTREQHIRREKATSNICTAQVLLAVMASMYAVYHGAKGLRVIARQANRGARRLVRSLASVGVEPVHAAFFDTVRVSVPGRADAILAAAADGGVNLLRVDADTIGFSVDEATRVEDLQVVARAFGAELADDEGASGDLSSIPEASIRTSEYLTHAVFSTHRSETGMMRYLKRLSDKDYALDRGMIPLGSCTMKLNAATEMEAVTWPEFQAIHPFAPADDVEGYLELVLQLETWLADVTGYDTVSLQPNAGSQGELAGLLAIRGYHLANGDTQRTVCLIPQSAHGTNAASAVLAGMRVVVVACDELGNVDVADLRAKIAENRDALAALMITYPSTHGVYEHEVGVICEAVHEAGGQVYVDGANLNALLGFARFGDFGGDVSHLNLHKTFCIPHGGGGPGVGPVAAKAHLAPFLPGHPQAQRNVHALVQDGVVSTIEHGGAPVSAAPYGSPSILPISWAYVRMMGAEGLKQATGAAVLSANYIAARLRDHYPVLYAGEDGLVAHECILDLRPLTAATGVTVDDVAKRLVDYGFHAPTMSFPVPGTLMVEPTESEDLAEVERFIAAMIGIKQEADSVAAGEWPADDNPLRNAPHTAESVIAGEWTHAYTRERAVYPVSTLVRDKYWPPVRRIDQAYGDRNLFCACPPPEAFA is encoded by the coding sequence GTGACCGCCGTCGACGCCGGCACGCGCCCGGCCGCTCCCGCCCCCGTCTCCGCGCCCGACATCGCGGACGAGTCGTCCGCCTTCGCGCCCGGCGCGTTCGGGGCCCGCCACATCGGCATCGACTCCGAGGCCCGCGCCACCATGCTCGGCGTCCTCGGCCACGACTCGATCCCGTCGCTCCTCGCCGCCGCCGTGCCCGAGACGATCCAGGTCGACCGGTTCCGCACCGCCGGCGACTCCGTGCTCCCCGAGGCCGCGACCGAGCGCGACGCCCTCGCCGAGCTCCGCCGCATCGCGAGCCGCAACCGCCTGCGCACGTCGATGATCGGCCTCGGCTACCACGACACGATCACGCCCGCCGTGATCACCCGCAACGTGCTCGAGAACCCGAGCTGGTACACGGCGTACACGCCCTACCAGCCCGAGATCTCGCAGGGCCGCCTCGAGGCGCTCATCAACTTCCAGACGATGGTCGCCGAGCTCTCGGGCCTCGCGACCGCGAACGCGTCCATGCTCGACGAGGCCACGGCCGTCGTCGAGGGCATGCTGCTCGCGCGCCGCGCCTCGAAGGCCAAGACGCCGGTCTTCCTCATCGACGAGGACGCCCTGCCGCAGACGCGCGCGCTCCTCGACAGCCGCGCCGCCGCGCTCGGCATCGAGCTGGTCGCGCACGACCTCGCCACGGTGGATCCCGCGGAGCTGCCCGACGCGTTCGGCGCCTTCGTCCAGTACCCCGGCGCCTCCGGCCGCATCTGGGACCCGAGCGCGGTCATCGCGCGCGTGCACGCGTCGGGCGGCCTCGCGGTCGTCGCGGCCGACCTGCTCGCGCTCACGGTCATCACGTCGCCCGGCGAGCTGGGCGCGGACATCGCGGTCGGCACCTCGCAGCGCTTCGGCGTGCCCATGGGCTTCGGCGGCCCGCACGCCGGCTACCTCGCCGTGCGCGCCGGGCTCGAGCGGCAGATGCCCGGCCGCCTCGTCGGCGTCAGCCAGGACGCGGCCGGCCACCCCGCCTACCGCCTCTCCCTGCAGACGCGCGAGCAGCACATCCGCCGGGAGAAGGCCACGAGCAACATCTGCACCGCGCAGGTCCTCCTCGCCGTGATGGCGTCGATGTACGCCGTCTACCACGGGGCGAAGGGCCTCCGCGTGATCGCGCGCCAGGCCAACCGGGGCGCCCGCCGCCTCGTCCGGTCGCTGGCGTCCGTCGGCGTCGAGCCCGTCCACGCCGCGTTCTTCGACACCGTGCGGGTCTCCGTGCCCGGCCGCGCCGACGCGATCCTCGCGGCGGCCGCGGACGGCGGGGTCAACCTGCTCCGCGTCGACGCCGACACGATCGGCTTCAGCGTCGACGAGGCCACGCGCGTCGAGGACCTCCAGGTCGTCGCGCGCGCGTTCGGTGCCGAGCTCGCGGACGACGAGGGCGCGTCCGGCGACCTCTCCTCGATCCCCGAGGCGTCGATCCGCACGAGCGAGTACCTCACGCACGCCGTCTTCTCCACGCACCGCTCCGAGACCGGCATGATGCGCTACCTCAAGCGCCTGTCCGACAAGGACTACGCGCTCGACCGCGGCATGATCCCGCTCGGCTCCTGCACCATGAAGCTCAACGCGGCCACCGAGATGGAAGCCGTCACCTGGCCCGAGTTCCAGGCCATCCACCCCTTCGCGCCGGCCGACGACGTCGAGGGCTACCTCGAGCTCGTCCTCCAGCTGGAGACCTGGCTGGCCGACGTCACCGGATACGACACGGTGAGCCTCCAGCCGAACGCCGGCAGCCAGGGCGAGCTCGCGGGGCTCCTCGCGATCCGCGGCTACCACCTCGCCAACGGCGACACCCAGCGCACCGTCTGCCTCATCCCGCAGAGCGCGCACGGCACGAACGCGGCCAGCGCCGTGCTCGCCGGCATGCGCGTCGTGGTCGTCGCATGCGACGAGCTCGGCAACGTCGACGTCGCGGACCTGCGCGCCAAGATCGCCGAGAACCGCGACGCGCTCGCGGCGCTCATGATCACGTACCCCTCCACCCACGGCGTCTACGAGCACGAGGTCGGCGTGATCTGCGAGGCCGTGCACGAGGCCGGCGGCCAGGTCTACGTCGACGGCGCGAACCTGAACGCGCTCCTCGGCTTCGCCCGGTTCGGCGACTTCGGCGGCGACGTCTCGCACCTCAACCTGCACAAGACCTTCTGCATCCCGCACGGCGGCGGCGGGCCCGGCGTCGGCCCGGTCGCGGCGAAGGCGCACCTCGCGCCCTTCCTCCCCGGCCACCCGCAGGCGCAGCGCAACGTGCACGCGCTCGTGCAGGACGGCGTCGTCTCCACCATCGAGCACGGCGGCGCCCCGGTGTCGGCCGCGCCGTACGGGTCCCCGAGCATCCTCCCCATCAGCTGGGCCTACGTCCGGATGATGGGCGCCGAGGGCCTGAAGCAGGCCACCGGCGCCGCGGTGCTGTCGGCGAACTACATCGCCGCGCGCCTCCGCGACCACTACCCCGTGCTCTACGCGGGCGAGGACGGCCTCGTCGCGCACGAGTGCATCCTCGACCTCCGCCCGCTGACGGCCGCGACCGGCGTGACGGTGGACGACGTGGCCAAGCGCCTCGTCGACTACGGCTTCCACGCGCCGACGATGAGCTTCCCGGTGCCCGGCACGCTCATGGTCGAGCCCACGGAGAGCGAGGACCTCGCCGAGGTGGAGCGCTTCATCGCGGCGATGATCGGCATCAAGCAGGAGGCCGACTCCGTCGCCGCGGGCGAGTGGCCGGCGGACGACAACCCGCTGCGGAACGCGCCGCACACGGCCGAGTCGGTCATCGCGGGGGAGTGGACGCACGCGTACACGCGCGAGCGCGCCGTCTACCCGGTGTCGACCCTCGTGCGCGACAAGTACTGGCCGCCGGTGCGCCGGATCGACCAGGCCTACGGCGACCGCAACCTGTTCTGCGCCTGCCCGCCGCCGGAGGCCTTCGCCTGA
- a CDS encoding cation acetate symporter yields MTAATSAVLATTPTTDTGDPVLNISIFGAFVVITLVIVFRASRNNSTAADYYAAGRSFTGPQNGTAIAGDYLSAASFLGIVGAIAINGYDGFLYSIGFLVAWLVALLLVAELMRNTGKFTMADVLSFRLKQRPVRLAAATTTLAVCFFYLLAQMAGAGGLVSLLLGIDDRLGQSLVIAVVGALMIVYVLVGGMKGTTWVQIIKACLLIAGAAVMTVWVLAIHGFNISELLGAAAAAADKPVLEPGNQYGATGITKLDFLSLALALVLGTAGLPHVLMRFYTVPTAKEARRSVVWAIWLIGIFYLFTLVLGYGAGALLGSERILAAPGGVNSAAPLLALELGGPILLGIIAAVAFATILAVVAGLTITAAASFAHDVYGSVIKKGQVSANGEVRVARITVVVIGIVSILAGIGANGQNVAFLVALAFAVAASANLPTILFSLYWRRFSTRGAVLSMYGGLGTALVLIAFSPVVSGAETSMIPGADFSWFPLSNPGIVSIPVGFLLGWIGTVTSTRKEDPLVAAEMDVRSLTGHGAEKATEH; encoded by the coding sequence GTGACCGCCGCGACCTCCGCCGTCCTGGCGACGACGCCCACGACCGACACCGGGGATCCCGTCCTCAACATCTCGATCTTCGGGGCGTTCGTGGTGATCACCCTCGTGATCGTCTTCCGCGCGAGCCGGAACAACTCGACCGCGGCTGACTACTACGCGGCCGGCCGCTCCTTCACCGGGCCCCAGAACGGCACCGCGATCGCAGGCGACTACCTCTCGGCGGCCTCGTTCCTCGGGATCGTGGGCGCCATCGCCATCAACGGCTACGACGGCTTCCTGTACTCGATCGGGTTCCTCGTCGCCTGGCTCGTGGCGCTCCTGCTCGTGGCCGAGCTCATGCGCAACACGGGCAAGTTCACGATGGCCGACGTGCTGAGCTTCCGGCTGAAGCAGCGGCCCGTGCGGCTGGCGGCGGCCACCACCACGCTCGCGGTCTGCTTCTTCTACCTCCTCGCGCAGATGGCGGGCGCGGGCGGTCTCGTCTCGCTGCTGCTCGGGATCGACGACCGGCTCGGGCAGTCGCTCGTGATCGCCGTGGTCGGCGCGCTCATGATCGTCTACGTGCTCGTCGGCGGGATGAAGGGCACGACGTGGGTGCAGATCATCAAGGCCTGCCTGCTCATCGCCGGCGCCGCCGTGATGACCGTGTGGGTGCTCGCGATCCACGGGTTCAACATCTCCGAGCTGCTGGGCGCGGCGGCCGCCGCGGCGGACAAGCCCGTGCTCGAGCCCGGCAACCAGTACGGGGCCACGGGGATCACGAAGCTCGACTTCCTGTCGCTCGCGCTCGCGCTGGTGCTCGGCACCGCGGGACTCCCCCACGTGCTCATGCGCTTCTACACGGTGCCGACCGCGAAGGAGGCGAGGCGGAGCGTCGTCTGGGCCATCTGGCTCATCGGGATCTTCTACCTCTTCACCCTCGTGCTCGGCTACGGCGCGGGAGCGCTGCTCGGGAGCGAGCGGATCCTCGCGGCGCCCGGCGGCGTGAACTCCGCGGCACCGCTGCTGGCGCTCGAGCTCGGCGGGCCGATCCTCCTGGGGATCATCGCGGCGGTCGCGTTCGCGACGATCCTGGCGGTGGTCGCCGGGCTCACGATCACGGCGGCGGCGTCCTTCGCGCACGACGTGTACGGCAGCGTCATCAAGAAGGGGCAGGTCTCGGCCAACGGCGAGGTGCGGGTCGCGCGGATCACGGTGGTCGTGATCGGGATCGTGTCGATCCTCGCGGGCATCGGTGCGAACGGGCAGAACGTGGCGTTCCTCGTGGCGCTCGCCTTCGCGGTCGCGGCGAGCGCGAACCTCCCGACGATCCTGTTCTCCCTCTACTGGCGGCGGTTCTCCACGCGCGGCGCGGTGCTCAGCATGTACGGCGGCCTCGGGACGGCGCTCGTGCTGATCGCGTTCTCGCCCGTGGTGTCGGGCGCCGAGACGTCGATGATCCCCGGCGCCGACTTCTCGTGGTTCCCGCTGAGCAACCCGGGGATCGTGTCGATCCCCGTCGGGTTCCTGCTGGGCTGGATCGGGACGGTGACGTCGACGCGCAAGGAGGATCCGCTCGTGGCGGCCGAGATGGACGTGCGGTCGCTCACCGGGCACGGCGCGGAGAAGGCGACCGAGCACTAG
- a CDS encoding DUF485 domain-containing protein → MGDAAHPTGDPRPAVDYLEVEDSARFRELKREHRSFVFPLAVAFLVWYFAFVLLSDYAHDFMSTPVIGNVNLGILLGLGQFVTTFAITTWYVSRANARFDPIAAEIRADLEERERVAVRGPGGTTPPKRRKGGRR, encoded by the coding sequence ATGGGCGACGCCGCTCATCCGACCGGGGACCCCCGGCCGGCCGTCGACTACCTGGAGGTCGAGGACTCGGCCCGGTTCCGGGAGCTGAAGCGCGAGCACCGCAGCTTCGTCTTCCCGCTCGCCGTGGCGTTCCTCGTCTGGTACTTCGCGTTCGTGCTGCTGTCCGACTACGCGCACGACTTCATGTCCACGCCCGTCATCGGCAACGTGAACCTCGGGATCCTGCTCGGGCTCGGGCAGTTCGTCACGACCTTCGCAATCACCACCTGGTACGTCAGCCGGGCCAACGCGCGCTTCGACCCGATCGCCGCGGAGATCCGCGCCGACCTGGAGGAGCGGGAGCGCGTCGCCGTCCGGGGCCCGGGCGGGACCACGCCGCCCAAGCGCCGGAAGGGCGGCCGGCGGTGA